One Heptranchias perlo isolate sHepPer1 unplaced genomic scaffold, sHepPer1.hap1 HAP1_SCAFFOLD_88, whole genome shotgun sequence genomic window carries:
- the LOC137319598 gene encoding probable G-protein coupled receptor 139 yields the protein MAVADRLVVITDLILRQIPIVYRAQFEFLRWYIPVCNIHAALLFAATDCSVWFTVTFTFDRFVAICCQNLKIKYCTERTATVVLGTVSVLSCLKNIFWCFMFRGRYKLYNSPWFCIVTISVRYSRIWGVIELLHYILTPCVPFILILLLNTLTVRHILVASRARRRLRGHSSGENPRDPEMESRRKSIILLFVISGNFILLWSVFMVYSVWSRLWWLGYGSVFLPVLVQELGFMLQLLSCCTNTCIYAVTQTKFREQLKNVVKYPFTVVVKFIK from the coding sequence atggcagTGGCGGATCGACTGGTCGTGATCACCGATCTGATCCTgaggcagattccgattgtttaTCGGGCACAATTCGAATTCCTGCGGTGGTacatccccgtgtgtaatattcacgccgccctgcttttcgcagccacagactgttccgtCTGGTTCactgtcactttcacctttgatcgatttgtggccatttgttgccagaatctgaaaattaaatattgcaccgagagaacggcgactgtggttctgggaacagtgagtgtgctgagctgtttgaagaacattTTCTGGTGCTTCATGTTCAGAGGACGGTATAAGCTTTACAATAGCCCCTGGTTTTGCATTGTAACAATCAGTGTTCGGTATTCCCGGATATGGGGAGTAAttgaactccttcattatatcctcaccccgtgcgtcccattcattctgattctgttgctcaatactttaaccgtcagacacattttagtggccagcagagcccgcaggagactccggggccaCAGCAGTGGAGAGaatcccagagacccagagatggagagccgaaggaaatccatcattttactgtttgttatctcggggaatttcatcctgttatggtCGGTGTTTATGGTGTATTCTGTATGGAGCCGTTTGTGGTGGTTGGGGTATGGGTCTGTATTTCTACCTGTGTTggtacaagaactgggattcatgctccagctcctgagttgctgcacaaacacttgtatttatgccgtgacccagacgaaattcagagagcagttgaagaacgtcgtgaaatatccctttactgtcgttgttaaattcattaaataa